The proteins below come from a single Dermatophilaceae bacterium Soc4.6 genomic window:
- the lepB gene encoding signal peptidase I: protein MGVAAVVVVVLVRSLLVQSFAVPTGSMQPTIEPGERVLVNRLVHGADLHRGDIVVFDGRHAFLGEGDGGQLARLARSVVGALSLDSGTDYVKRVVGLPGDRVTCCSAGKLVVNGVPVDEPYVFGGDAPSSVTFDVIVPAGAIWVMGDHRSTSSDSRSYLGLPGGGMVDLGDVIGQVSVRYWPLGRLGSLGGPGPLSTIPAPGAGP, encoded by the coding sequence GTGGGCGTGGCCGCGGTGGTGGTCGTCGTGCTCGTGCGCAGCCTGCTGGTGCAGTCGTTCGCCGTGCCCACGGGCTCCATGCAGCCGACCATCGAGCCCGGTGAGCGGGTGCTCGTCAACCGCCTCGTGCACGGCGCCGACCTCCACCGCGGCGACATCGTCGTCTTCGACGGCCGACACGCCTTCCTCGGGGAGGGTGACGGCGGGCAGCTGGCCCGCCTGGCCCGCTCGGTGGTGGGCGCCCTGAGCCTCGACTCGGGCACCGACTACGTCAAGCGGGTCGTCGGCCTGCCGGGCGACCGGGTGACCTGCTGCTCTGCAGGCAAGCTGGTGGTCAACGGTGTGCCGGTCGACGAGCCCTACGTCTTCGGTGGAGACGCCCCGAGCAGCGTCACCTTCGACGTGATCGTGCCCGCCGGGGCGATCTGGGTGATGGGCGACCACCGCAGCACCTCCAGCGACTCACGGTCCTACCTCGGGCTCCCCGGAGGCGGCATGGTCGACCTCGGTGACGTGATCGGTCAGGTGTCGGTGCGATACTGGCCGCTCGGTCGGCTGGGCAGTCTCGGCGGGCCCGGTCCCCTGTCCACCATCCCTGCGCCCGGAGCTGGTCCCTGA
- the lepB gene encoding signal peptidase I, with amino-acid sequence MPHETHEPDARDPEGRRLATTLGVDEPQGTELDGPQGYDDDDLDESDLDDPGREGGGFAGLIDNILGGLREILIIAVMAVVLSFVVKTWLIQAFYIPSASMENTLVKDDRVIVSKLTPGPVDLQRGDIVVFQDPDHWLPAVPTVDQPGLRGTVHRGLQFIGLLPDESDDHLIKRVIGLPGDHIVGPAGGGRITVNGAPITETYVKTGDVPNGNFTPFDITVPAGRVWVMGDHRGDSADSRFHDDGTGAKGSVPIADITGRAVTIVWPIDHVRWLSVPSGIYAKIPNLSPSSTPKPSVSSAP; translated from the coding sequence ATGCCGCACGAGACCCACGAACCCGACGCCCGCGACCCGGAGGGCCGGCGGCTCGCCACGACCCTCGGGGTGGACGAGCCGCAGGGCACCGAGCTGGACGGTCCGCAGGGCTACGACGACGACGATCTGGACGAGTCCGACCTCGACGACCCCGGCCGCGAGGGCGGCGGTTTCGCCGGTCTCATCGACAACATCCTCGGTGGGCTGCGCGAGATCCTCATCATCGCGGTGATGGCCGTCGTCCTGTCGTTCGTGGTCAAGACGTGGCTGATCCAGGCGTTCTACATCCCGTCGGCCTCGATGGAGAACACCCTCGTCAAGGACGACCGGGTGATCGTCAGCAAGCTCACCCCCGGGCCGGTCGACCTGCAGCGCGGTGACATCGTCGTCTTCCAGGACCCCGACCACTGGCTGCCCGCCGTGCCGACCGTCGACCAGCCGGGGCTGCGCGGTACCGTCCACCGTGGGCTGCAGTTCATCGGCCTGCTGCCCGACGAGTCCGACGACCACCTCATCAAGCGCGTCATCGGACTGCCCGGTGACCACATCGTGGGTCCCGCCGGTGGCGGCAGGATCACGGTCAACGGGGCGCCCATCACCGAGACCTACGTCAAGACCGGCGACGTGCCGAACGGCAACTTCACGCCCTTCGACATCACCGTGCCAGCGGGCCGGGTGTGGGTGATGGGCGACCACCGCGGTGACTCCGCCGACAGCCGCTTCCACGACGACGGCACGGGAGCGAAGGGCTCGGTGCCGATCGCCGACATCACCGGCCGCGCCGTGACCATCGTCTGGCCCATCGACCACGTGCGGTGGTTGTCGGTCCCGTCGGGCATCTACGCCAAGATCCCCAACCTGTCGCCGAGCAGCACCCCCAAGCCCTCGGTGTCGTCGGCGCCGTGA
- a CDS encoding ribonuclease HII, translated as MSAGRRPSLRVERSFQRSGHRVLAGVDEVGRGALAGPVSVGVVVVDETCRSAPPGVKDSKLLTPARRVSMVAPLRRWALAYAVGHASPTEIDERGIMGGLRLAGLRALEAIAATGVVPDLVILDGNHDWLTPPGGVGLFAFTDDDGPRVPPVTTIVKADLTCSSVAAASVLAKVERDALMVGHHRDHPSYGWEVNKGYAAPDHMAALREHGPSAHHRLSWRLPERAATQVVELGDGLPGLPPAPSPVATVEQASGPRHSRHEEVKSRS; from the coding sequence GTGAGCGCGGGTCGGCGACCGTCGCTGCGGGTGGAGCGGTCGTTCCAGCGCTCGGGTCACCGCGTGCTCGCCGGGGTGGACGAGGTCGGGCGTGGTGCGCTCGCCGGGCCGGTCAGCGTCGGGGTCGTCGTCGTCGACGAGACCTGCCGGTCGGCCCCCCCAGGGGTCAAGGACTCCAAGCTGCTCACCCCGGCCCGCCGAGTCTCCATGGTGGCGCCCCTGCGTCGCTGGGCCCTGGCCTACGCCGTCGGTCATGCGTCGCCGACCGAGATCGACGAGCGAGGCATCATGGGTGGCCTGCGCCTGGCCGGGCTGCGGGCCCTCGAGGCGATCGCCGCGACGGGGGTCGTGCCCGACCTCGTGATCCTCGACGGCAACCACGACTGGCTCACCCCGCCGGGCGGGGTCGGTCTCTTCGCCTTCACCGACGACGACGGTCCCCGCGTGCCGCCCGTGACCACGATCGTCAAGGCCGATCTGACCTGCTCGTCGGTGGCGGCGGCGTCGGTGCTGGCGAAGGTCGAACGCGATGCCCTGATGGTGGGCCACCACCGCGACCACCCGTCCTACGGCTGGGAGGTCAACAAGGGGTATGCCGCGCCCGACCACATGGCGGCGCTGCGCGAGCACGGTCCGAGTGCCCACCACCGGCTGTCGTGGCGCCTGCCGGAGCGAGCAGCCACCCAGGTGGTAGAACTTGGTGACGGCCTCCCGGGGCTGCCCCCCGCACCTTCCCCGGTGGCCACCGTCGAGCAGGCGAGTGGGCCACGCCACAGTCGACACGAAGAGGTCAAGAGCCGGTCATGA